The Sphingosinithalassobacter sp. CS137 genome includes a region encoding these proteins:
- a CDS encoding dihydrofolate reductase, producing the protein MVLTFHLARADNGVIGREGRLPWHLPADLKRFKAQTMGKPMIMGRKTFESFPSPLPGRRHIVLTRDRQWRAEGAEVAHDRAEALALANAAEVAVIGGAEIFALYLPDADRIELTEVHAAAEGDTVMPPFSPLEWRETFREDHRQEAGRPAYSFVTLERVR; encoded by the coding sequence ATGGTCCTGACGTTTCACCTCGCCCGCGCCGACAATGGCGTGATCGGTCGCGAAGGGAGACTGCCGTGGCACCTGCCCGCCGACCTCAAGCGGTTCAAGGCGCAGACGATGGGCAAGCCGATGATCATGGGCCGCAAGACCTTCGAGAGCTTCCCCAGCCCGCTCCCCGGCCGCCGCCACATCGTCCTCACGCGCGACCGGCAGTGGCGAGCGGAGGGCGCCGAAGTGGCGCACGATCGGGCAGAGGCGTTGGCGCTGGCCAACGCCGCCGAAGTGGCCGTCATCGGTGGCGCGGAGATTTTCGCTCTCTACCTCCCGGACGCGGATCGCATCGAACTCACCGAAGTTCACGCAGCGGCCGAAGGCGACACCGTCATGCCCCCCTTCTCTCCGCTTGAATGGCGCGAGACCTTCCGCGAGGATCACCGGCAGGAAGCGGGGCGACCGGCCTACAGCTTCGTGACGCTGGAGCGGGTGCGATGA
- a CDS encoding thymidylate synthase, whose product MRQYLDLMARALNDGAETMDRTGTGTRSVFGHQMRFDLAEGFPLLTTKKLHIRSIIIELLWFLRGDTNARWLQDRKVSIWDEWADPETGDLGPVYGKQWRRWETADGREIDQIAELIDMIRTNPGSRRQIVSAWNPGELHAMALAPCHCLFQTHVANGRLSLQLYQRSADIFLGVPFNIASYALLTHLLAQQCDLEPGDFIWTGGDCHLYSNHLDQAREQLAREPGPLPTLGILRRAPSIDGYAYEDFAIHDYVAQPHIKAPVAV is encoded by the coding sequence ATGCGCCAATATCTCGACCTGATGGCCCGCGCGCTCAACGACGGCGCCGAAACGATGGATCGCACCGGCACCGGAACGCGCAGCGTCTTCGGCCATCAGATGCGCTTCGATCTGGCCGAAGGCTTTCCGCTGCTCACGACCAAGAAGCTGCACATCCGCTCGATCATCATCGAGCTGCTCTGGTTCCTGCGTGGCGACACCAACGCGCGATGGCTGCAGGATCGCAAGGTGAGCATCTGGGACGAGTGGGCCGACCCGGAAACCGGCGATCTCGGCCCGGTCTACGGCAAGCAATGGCGTCGCTGGGAAACCGCCGACGGGCGCGAGATTGATCAGATCGCCGAACTGATCGACATGATCCGCACCAATCCCGGATCGCGCCGTCAGATCGTGAGCGCCTGGAACCCCGGCGAGCTTCACGCGATGGCGCTGGCCCCGTGCCACTGTCTGTTCCAGACTCATGTCGCCAACGGGCGGCTCTCGCTCCAGCTCTACCAGCGGTCGGCCGACATCTTCCTCGGCGTGCCGTTCAACATCGCCAGCTATGCGCTGCTCACGCACCTGCTGGCGCAGCAATGCGATCTGGAACCGGGCGACTTCATCTGGACGGGCGGCGACTGCCACCTGTACTCGAACCATCTCGATCAGGCCCGCGAGCAGCTCGCGCGCGAGCCCGGCCCGCTGCCCACGCTGGGAATCCTCCGCAGGGCGCCGTCGATCGATGGCTATGCCTATGAGGACTTCGCGATCCACGACTATGTCGCGCAGCCGCACATCAAGGCACCGGTCGCGGTCTGA
- a CDS encoding JAB domain-containing protein → MRDAGDACALFATLVREREEVAAFAYLDSAGRLLGLRHARSGARDMLDIPVRDVAADALAFDAAAVVMAHNHPSGDPTPSAADREATRQLARALGALGVRLLDHLVLSERGLTSFRALGLL, encoded by the coding sequence GTGCGTGACGCCGGCGACGCCTGCGCTCTGTTCGCGACGCTTGTCCGCGAGCGGGAGGAAGTCGCGGCGTTCGCCTATCTGGACTCGGCCGGGAGACTGCTGGGGCTGCGCCATGCCCGTTCGGGTGCACGCGACATGCTCGACATTCCGGTGCGCGACGTGGCGGCGGATGCGCTCGCCTTCGATGCCGCAGCCGTGGTGATGGCGCACAACCACCCGAGCGGAGATCCCACGCCCAGCGCCGCCGATCGCGAGGCGACGCGCCAGCTCGCCCGCGCACTCGGCGCGCTCGGCGTGCGGCTGCTGGATCATCTCGTGCTCAGCGAGCGCGGGCTCACGAGCTTTCGCGCGCTAGGATTGCTGTAG
- a CDS encoding class I SAM-dependent methyltransferase, with product MTPRRVSAPLWLGALLLAACNGAPDSSQRGPDGFPAPDRPVASIVSSRWSNEEARDRLNEAEEVMNRAGIHPGMTVADIGAGEGYYTIRLAQRVGESGRVLAEDIVPEVRDALATRVARERLDNVSVRLGDPDDPKLPEDSFDRVFMVHMYHEIESPYEFLWRMRPSLRPGGEVIVVDADRPTQNHGTPPELLRCEFAAVGYRLERMEPMPSAGGYLAIFRAEGERPEPEDIEACPAPDAPTDG from the coding sequence TTGACGCCACGCCGCGTCTCGGCACCGCTGTGGCTGGGGGCGCTTCTACTCGCGGCGTGCAACGGCGCGCCGGATTCGAGCCAGCGTGGCCCCGACGGCTTTCCCGCGCCTGACCGGCCCGTCGCCAGCATCGTGTCGAGCCGCTGGTCGAACGAAGAGGCACGGGATCGGCTGAACGAGGCCGAGGAAGTGATGAATCGCGCCGGCATCCACCCCGGCATGACCGTGGCCGACATCGGCGCGGGCGAAGGCTATTACACGATCCGTCTCGCCCAGCGCGTCGGCGAAAGCGGCCGCGTGCTGGCGGAGGATATCGTACCCGAGGTGCGGGACGCACTCGCCACGCGCGTCGCACGCGAGCGGCTCGACAATGTCAGCGTGCGGCTGGGCGACCCCGACGACCCCAAGCTTCCCGAGGACAGTTTCGACCGGGTGTTCATGGTCCACATGTATCACGAGATCGAATCGCCCTATGAATTCCTGTGGCGGATGCGGCCCTCGCTCCGTCCCGGCGGCGAAGTGATCGTGGTTGACGCCGACCGTCCGACTCAGAACCATGGCACCCCGCCCGAACTGCTGCGCTGCGAATTCGCGGCGGTGGGATACCGGCTCGAGCGGATGGAGCCGATGCCGTCGGCCGGCGGCTATCTCGCGATCTTTCGCGCGGAGGGCGAGCGGCCCGAGCCCGAAGACATCGAGGCCTGCCCTGCGCCCGACGCGCCGACCGACGGCTAG
- the prfB gene encoding peptide chain release factor 2 — MRAEAQAYVDKINDALALLRRFLDWDRALRRLDELNARVEDQSLWDDPKQAQDVMRERQRLDSAITATRAIDQELRDTAELIEMAEAEGDEEMASEGTAALAALAQRAERDKVQALLSGEADGNDTYLEINAGAGGTESQDWAEMLQRMYTRWAERRGMKVELIDYHAGEQAGIKSATLLLKGENAYGYAKTESGVHRLVRISPYDSSARRHTSFSSVWVYPVIDDNIDIEINESDLKIDTYRASGAGGQHVNTTDSAVRITHVPTGIIVACQTQRSQHKNRAEAMSMLRARMYEAELQKREAEAMATHAAKSDIGWGHQIRSYVLQPYQLVKDLRTGVTSTAPSDVLDGDLDPFMAAALSQRVTGESVDVEDVD; from the coding sequence ATGCGCGCCGAAGCGCAGGCATATGTCGACAAGATCAACGACGCGCTCGCGCTGCTGCGCCGCTTTCTCGACTGGGATCGTGCGCTGCGGCGGCTCGACGAGCTGAATGCGCGCGTCGAGGACCAGAGCCTTTGGGATGATCCCAAGCAGGCGCAGGACGTGATGCGCGAGCGCCAGCGGCTCGACTCCGCGATCACTGCGACGCGCGCGATCGACCAGGAGCTGCGTGACACCGCCGAGCTGATCGAAATGGCCGAGGCCGAGGGCGACGAGGAGATGGCGAGCGAGGGCACCGCCGCGCTCGCCGCGCTCGCGCAGCGCGCCGAGCGCGACAAGGTGCAGGCGCTGCTTTCGGGCGAGGCCGACGGCAATGACACCTATCTCGAGATCAACGCAGGCGCGGGCGGCACCGAGAGCCAGGATTGGGCCGAGATGCTCCAGCGCATGTACACGCGCTGGGCCGAGCGCCGCGGCATGAAGGTGGAGCTGATCGACTATCACGCGGGCGAACAGGCCGGCATCAAATCGGCGACGCTGCTGCTGAAGGGCGAGAACGCCTATGGCTATGCCAAGACCGAAAGCGGCGTGCACCGGCTTGTGCGCATCTCGCCTTATGACAGCTCCGCGCGCCGCCACACCAGCTTCTCGTCGGTGTGGGTCTATCCGGTGATCGACGACAACATCGACATCGAGATCAACGAGAGCGATCTCAAGATCGATACCTATCGCGCATCGGGTGCGGGCGGGCAGCACGTCAACACCACCGATTCGGCGGTGCGCATCACCCATGTGCCGACCGGCATCATCGTTGCCTGCCAGACGCAGCGTTCGCAGCATAAGAACCGTGCCGAAGCCATGAGCATGCTGCGCGCCAGGATGTACGAGGCCGAGTTGCAGAAGCGCGAGGCCGAGGCGATGGCGACGCATGCCGCCAAATCGGACATCGGCTGGGGCCACCAGATCCGCAGCTATGTCCTTCAGCCCTATCAGCTGGTGAAGGACCTGCGCACCGGCGTCACCTCCACTGCGCCGTCCGACGTGCTCGACGGCGATCTCGACCCGTTCATGGCCGCGGCGCTGTCACAGCGCGTGACGGGCGAGTCAGTCGATGTGGAGGACGTCGATTGA
- a CDS encoding penicillin-binding protein 1A, whose amino-acid sequence MADSEPTSIKLRLRREIGGIAGAFERIRHRWWFRVLAVLALLAGLGMLALWFLFARNLPSVDTLRNYEPPLPTYVRSIEGEPIHSYARERRVQLSFEEYPDLLVKAFLAAEDRTFFEHSGLDYPGLVRAAFQGLTRGETPRGTSTITQQVAKNLLVGNEVSYTRKLKEAILAWRIEETLTKPQILELYLNSIELGRNAGGVEAASHAYFGKPLEELTLPQFAYLAILPKGPANYTPERHSERALERRNWVLSEMLRNDFITEAQYAAAVDAPLGTVPRQTPSFERVGGYFVEEVRRQLIDKFGTTDEDGPYSVYNGGLWVRTSLDPDIQRYAQYALRAGLVRFERGRGWTGPIREVEFEDDRWQQALLNTNIGIDYSDWRAAIVVEKDGSEPITIGFEDGETGTLPRSNASMPVRGQGGEAFAALKRGDIIAVAPEGGRWALRSIPRISGGMVVEDPRTGRVLAMQGGFDSRIQAFNRATQAQRQPGSTIKPIVYSAALEQGMTPASIIVDGPFCVWQGAQLGNKCFRNFGNSRGAGPRTMRWGIEQSRNLMTVRTASEVGMEHIVDLMQRIGVSQQPYEPYLAYALGAGETTVMRMVNAYSILVNHGRALNPSLIDYVQDRHGNVIYPENWRPCERCNAPDWDGGAMPRPQIRARQVLDAMSAYQMVHIAEGVVQRGTATVLRSLERPLMGKTGTTSGPTDVWFVGGAPQMMAGLYLGYDTPSNLGGYAQGGSIAAPIFKEFAERAFEGMEVVPFRAPAGIRMVRVDRRTGKPVQGAWPSDEPLASVIWEAFKPESEPRRIDREEEEDQQQRRAPERKATRPSEAPRDSEFLQREGGIY is encoded by the coding sequence ATGGCGGATTCCGAACCTACCAGCATCAAGCTCCGGCTACGCCGGGAAATCGGCGGCATCGCAGGCGCGTTCGAGCGCATCCGGCACCGCTGGTGGTTCCGCGTGCTCGCGGTGCTGGCGCTGCTGGCCGGGCTCGGCATGCTCGCGCTGTGGTTCCTGTTCGCGCGGAACCTGCCCTCGGTCGACACGCTGCGGAACTACGAGCCGCCGCTGCCCACCTATGTCCGCTCGATCGAAGGCGAGCCGATTCACAGCTATGCGCGCGAGCGGCGCGTGCAGCTCAGCTTCGAGGAATATCCCGATCTGCTGGTGAAGGCGTTCCTCGCCGCCGAGGACCGCACCTTCTTCGAACACAGCGGGCTCGATTATCCGGGCCTGGTCCGTGCCGCCTTCCAGGGCCTGACTCGTGGCGAGACGCCGCGCGGCACATCGACCATCACGCAGCAGGTCGCCAAGAACCTGCTGGTCGGCAACGAAGTAAGCTACACACGCAAGCTCAAGGAAGCGATCCTCGCCTGGCGAATCGAAGAGACGCTTACGAAGCCGCAGATTCTAGAGCTCTATCTCAATTCGATCGAGCTGGGCCGGAACGCCGGCGGCGTCGAGGCGGCTTCGCATGCCTATTTCGGAAAGCCGCTCGAGGAACTGACGCTGCCGCAATTCGCCTACCTCGCGATTCTGCCGAAAGGCCCGGCCAACTATACGCCCGAACGGCACAGCGAACGCGCGCTGGAGCGGCGCAACTGGGTGCTCAGCGAGATGCTGCGCAACGACTTCATCACCGAAGCGCAATATGCAGCCGCGGTGGATGCGCCGCTCGGCACGGTGCCGCGCCAGACGCCGAGCTTCGAACGGGTCGGCGGCTATTTCGTCGAGGAAGTGCGCCGCCAGTTGATCGACAAGTTCGGCACCACCGACGAAGACGGACCCTACAGCGTCTATAACGGCGGCCTCTGGGTGCGGACCTCGCTCGACCCTGACATCCAGCGCTATGCGCAGTACGCGCTGCGTGCCGGCCTCGTCCGGTTCGAGCGCGGCCGCGGCTGGACCGGCCCGATCCGCGAAGTCGAGTTCGAGGACGACCGCTGGCAGCAGGCGCTGCTCAACACCAACATCGGCATCGACTACAGTGATTGGCGCGCGGCGATCGTAGTCGAAAAGGACGGCAGCGAACCGATCACCATCGGCTTCGAGGACGGCGAAACGGGAACGCTGCCGCGCAGCAACGCCAGCATGCCGGTGCGCGGCCAGGGCGGCGAAGCATTCGCGGCACTCAAGCGCGGCGACATCATCGCCGTGGCGCCCGAAGGCGGCCGCTGGGCGCTGCGGAGCATTCCGCGCATCTCGGGCGGAATGGTGGTCGAGGATCCGCGCACCGGCCGCGTCCTCGCCATGCAGGGCGGATTCGATTCGCGGATTCAGGCGTTCAACCGAGCGACACAGGCACAGCGCCAGCCGGGATCCACGATCAAGCCGATCGTCTATTCGGCCGCACTCGAGCAGGGCATGACACCCGCCTCGATCATCGTCGATGGCCCCTTCTGCGTCTGGCAGGGAGCGCAGCTCGGCAACAAATGCTTCCGCAATTTCGGCAACAGCCGCGGCGCGGGTCCGCGCACCATGCGCTGGGGCATCGAGCAGTCGCGCAACCTGATGACGGTGCGCACCGCATCCGAAGTGGGAATGGAGCATATCGTCGATCTGATGCAGCGGATCGGCGTGAGCCAGCAGCCCTATGAGCCCTATCTCGCTTATGCCCTCGGCGCGGGCGAGACGACCGTGATGCGGATGGTGAATGCCTATTCGATCCTCGTGAACCACGGCCGCGCGCTCAATCCGTCGCTGATCGACTATGTGCAGGATCGCCACGGCAATGTGATCTATCCTGAGAACTGGCGTCCCTGCGAACGCTGCAACGCGCCCGACTGGGACGGCGGGGCGATGCCCCGGCCGCAGATTCGCGCGCGTCAGGTGCTCGACGCGATGAGCGCCTATCAGATGGTGCACATTGCCGAAGGCGTGGTGCAGCGCGGTACGGCAACGGTGCTGCGCAGCCTTGAGCGGCCGCTTATGGGCAAGACCGGCACGACCTCCGGCCCGACCGACGTATGGTTCGTCGGCGGCGCGCCGCAGATGATGGCGGGCCTCTATCTCGGCTACGACACGCCCTCGAACCTCGGCGGCTATGCGCAGGGCGGCTCGATCGCGGCCCCCATCTTCAAGGAGTTCGCGGAGCGGGCGTTCGAAGGAATGGAAGTGGTTCCGTTCCGCGCGCCGGCCGGTATCCGAATGGTGCGAGTCGACCGGCGCACGGGCAAGCCGGTTCAGGGCGCCTGGCCGAGCGACGAGCCTCTCGCGAGCGTGATCTGGGAAGCGTTCAAGCCCGAGAGCGAGCCGCGCCGCATCGATCGCGAGGAAGAAGAGGATCAGCAGCAGCGACGCGCGCCGGAGCGGAAGGCGACCCGGCCGTCCGAGGCGCCACGCGACAGCGAGTTCTTGCAACGCGAGGGCGGTATCTACTAG
- a CDS encoding N-acetylmuramoyl-L-alanine amidase — protein MYLGWTPHGPARHIARVLLFLAFLSGWLSGAPSWAQVIEDVRVQGDRVIVRFDAPAGQASAFLLGGPQRIALDVQGARPGGRSAAGGAVAGVRQGRHETGARVVLDLARPAIVTEGSFGSDGRTLTLELRTVDASRFARAAAEGRMQILPPFNYVQANSRSSYRETMRVPPPRPAAELPRVYGNDDTRPLVVIDAGHGGHDPGAISPDGAHQEKVLTLELAHAIKDALLASGRVRVAMTREDDRFLILQERYGIARRLGADLFISVHCDSAGNHDASGATAYTLSEVASDREAARLAARENRADIISGVDLRDQNPDISSILIDLTQRETMNISARFARLLGREAEPLIPTRTNFHRMASLVVLKAPDMPSVLFETGYISNAENARFLASEAGQERIAQSVRQAVEIHFATRLAAR, from the coding sequence ATGTATTTGGGCTGGACCCCCCACGGCCCGGCGCGGCATATCGCGCGGGTGCTGCTTTTTCTCGCCTTTCTCTCCGGATGGCTTTCCGGGGCACCGAGCTGGGCGCAAGTGATCGAGGACGTCCGCGTACAGGGCGATCGCGTGATTGTCCGCTTCGATGCTCCGGCCGGACAGGCTAGCGCCTTTCTGCTCGGCGGGCCGCAGCGGATCGCACTCGACGTGCAGGGCGCACGCCCCGGCGGGCGCAGTGCGGCGGGCGGTGCAGTGGCCGGCGTCCGCCAGGGCCGGCACGAGACGGGCGCCCGGGTCGTGCTCGATCTGGCTCGTCCCGCGATTGTCACCGAAGGCAGTTTCGGCAGCGACGGACGAACCTTGACGCTCGAACTGCGCACGGTCGACGCCTCTCGCTTCGCGCGCGCCGCCGCCGAAGGGCGGATGCAGATCCTGCCGCCCTTCAACTATGTCCAGGCGAACAGCCGCAGCAGCTATCGGGAGACGATGCGCGTCCCGCCGCCGCGGCCCGCTGCCGAACTGCCGCGCGTCTACGGAAATGACGATACGCGCCCGCTGGTGGTGATCGACGCGGGTCACGGCGGCCATGACCCCGGAGCGATTTCGCCCGACGGCGCCCATCAGGAAAAGGTGCTCACGCTCGAACTCGCGCATGCGATCAAGGACGCGCTGCTCGCTTCGGGCCGGGTCCGCGTGGCGATGACGCGCGAGGACGACCGGTTCCTGATCCTCCAGGAGCGCTACGGCATCGCGCGACGGCTGGGTGCGGATCTTTTCATCTCCGTTCACTGCGACAGCGCAGGCAATCACGATGCGAGCGGAGCGACGGCCTATACGCTTTCCGAAGTCGCCTCCGATCGCGAGGCGGCGCGGCTGGCGGCGCGCGAGAATCGCGCCGACATCATCTCCGGAGTCGATCTGCGCGACCAGAACCCGGACATTTCCTCGATCCTGATCGATCTCACGCAGCGCGAAACGATGAATATTTCCGCGCGATTCGCGAGACTTCTCGGGCGCGAAGCGGAGCCCCTGATCCCGACGCGCACTAATTTCCATCGCATGGCGTCGCTCGTCGTCCTGAAGGCGCCGGACATGCCCTCCGTGCTGTTCGAGACGGGCTATATCTCGAATGCCGAAAACGCACGCTTCCTGGCGTCCGAAGCGGGGCAGGAACGCATCGCGCAGAGCGTCCGGCAGGCGGTCGAGATTCACTTCGCGACCCGGCTCGCCGCGCGCTGA
- a CDS encoding ribonuclease E/G, which produces MTMRMLIDARHREETRVAVVKGNRIEEFDFESAERKQLKGNIYLAKVTRVEPSLQAAFVDYGGNRHGFLAFSEIHPDYYQIPKEDRDALLAEEAEHAAEEAALRAEEEADEDAAADGDVEVVERRSDDDEGEDAETGDEESPRRKRRGGNGEDSPAEALRQRRMSLRKRYKIQDVIRRRQVLLVQVVKEERGNKGAALTTYLSLAGRYCVLMPNTAHGGGISRKISNAGDRKRLKSIMADLKLPPTMGCIVRTAGLQRTKTEIKRDFDYLARLWDEIREATLKSTAPALVYGDSDLIKRAIRDIYNRDIDEVIVEGEEGYRQAKDFMKLLMPSHARKVKQYADAVPLYQRHHVEDQLAAMYHPVVQLKSGGYLVINPTEALVSIDINSGRSTREHNIEQTATQTNLEAAQEIARQLRLRDMAGLVVIDFIDMDHSSNVRKVEKAMKEALKNDRARIQVGRISAFGLMEMSRQRLRTGVLEASTVQCPHCEGTGLVRTASSAGLSALRLIEDEAARGRGSQLTLRCSQEAAFYVLNKKRADIAEIEDRYGVSVEVASDGELEGARMSVEASGPPPAHAPRIEPLIEEPEDDLPEEIEDEEDEVEAEADAEAEPRERNRQEGREAEGEGEGGRKRRRRRRGRRGRGRDEDREEQSGEERDESATDEEEATGSEESETSQGEGAQEDRDEGEGGRKRRRRGRRGGRRGTPVAEEAGAQAADAVEPEETSTETPVSDVAEIGEAGQPAPVEAAEPAAPAEEAPKPRRRPRARKADAPSEAAAPAVEAAATEGEAAAAAAKPKRTRRKKAAPEGDAGEALAAASEALEALPGPSAEAEAESKPRRRGGRRKAAEAEVPAEDAPAPEPVAAEPEPVTQDGASDAQEADNSEAAEQQSETADAGESSAGPRRGWWQRTFGA; this is translated from the coding sequence ATGACCATGCGTATGTTGATCGACGCACGCCACCGGGAAGAGACCCGCGTGGCGGTCGTCAAGGGAAACCGGATCGAGGAGTTTGATTTCGAATCTGCCGAGCGCAAGCAGCTCAAGGGCAATATCTATCTCGCCAAGGTGACACGAGTCGAACCGTCGCTGCAGGCGGCGTTCGTCGATTACGGCGGCAATCGCCACGGCTTTCTGGCGTTCAGCGAAATCCACCCCGATTATTATCAGATTCCGAAGGAGGATCGCGACGCGCTGCTCGCCGAAGAAGCCGAGCATGCCGCCGAGGAAGCCGCGCTCCGCGCCGAGGAAGAGGCCGATGAGGACGCCGCCGCCGATGGTGACGTCGAAGTGGTCGAGCGGCGTTCGGACGACGATGAAGGCGAGGATGCCGAAACCGGCGACGAGGAGTCGCCGCGGCGCAAGCGGCGTGGCGGCAATGGCGAGGACAGCCCGGCCGAGGCGCTTCGCCAGCGTCGCATGAGCCTGCGCAAGCGCTACAAGATCCAGGACGTGATCCGCCGCCGCCAGGTGCTGCTCGTCCAGGTCGTCAAGGAAGAGCGCGGCAACAAGGGCGCGGCGCTCACCACCTATCTGAGCCTCGCCGGCCGCTATTGCGTGCTGATGCCCAACACCGCGCACGGCGGCGGCATCTCGCGCAAGATCTCCAATGCCGGTGACCGCAAGCGTCTGAAGTCGATCATGGCGGACCTCAAGCTGCCGCCGACGATGGGCTGCATCGTCCGCACCGCCGGCCTCCAGCGCACCAAAACCGAGATCAAGCGCGACTTCGACTATCTCGCCCGGCTGTGGGACGAGATCCGCGAGGCCACGCTCAAGTCGACCGCGCCGGCGCTGGTCTATGGCGACAGCGACCTCATCAAGCGCGCGATCCGCGACATCTATAATCGCGACATCGACGAAGTGATCGTCGAGGGCGAGGAGGGCTATCGCCAGGCCAAGGACTTCATGAAGCTCCTGATGCCGAGCCACGCGCGCAAGGTGAAGCAATATGCCGATGCGGTGCCGCTGTATCAGCGCCACCATGTCGAGGATCAGCTGGCGGCGATGTACCATCCGGTCGTCCAGCTGAAATCGGGCGGCTATCTGGTCATCAACCCGACCGAGGCACTGGTGTCGATCGACATCAACTCGGGCCGCTCGACGCGCGAGCACAACATCGAGCAGACCGCGACTCAGACCAACCTCGAAGCAGCGCAGGAAATCGCACGCCAGCTCCGCCTGCGCGACATGGCGGGCCTCGTCGTCATCGACTTCATCGACATGGATCATTCGTCCAACGTCCGGAAGGTCGAGAAGGCGATGAAGGAGGCGCTGAAGAACGATCGCGCCCGCATCCAGGTCGGCCGCATCTCCGCTTTCGGGCTGATGGAGATGAGCCGCCAGCGGCTGCGCACCGGCGTGCTCGAAGCGTCGACCGTCCAGTGCCCGCATTGCGAGGGCACCGGGCTGGTGCGTACCGCTTCGTCGGCGGGTCTGTCCGCGCTGCGCCTGATCGAGGACGAGGCGGCGCGTGGCCGCGGTTCGCAGCTCACGTTGCGTTGCAGCCAGGAAGCCGCCTTCTATGTGCTCAACAAGAAGCGCGCCGACATTGCCGAGATCGAGGACCGCTATGGCGTCTCGGTCGAAGTCGCGTCGGACGGCGAGCTCGAAGGCGCGCGCATGTCGGTCGAGGCCTCCGGCCCGCCGCCGGCCCACGCGCCACGGATCGAGCCGCTGATCGAAGAGCCCGAGGACGATCTGCCGGAAGAGATCGAGGACGAGGAAGACGAGGTCGAAGCCGAGGCCGACGCCGAAGCCGAGCCGCGCGAGCGCAACCGCCAAGAGGGACGCGAGGCGGAAGGCGAGGGCGAAGGCGGGCGCAAGCGCCGCCGCCGCCGCCGTGGGCGCCGTGGGCGCGGTCGCGACGAGGATCGGGAAGAGCAGTCCGGCGAGGAGCGGGACGAATCCGCGACCGATGAAGAGGAAGCTACCGGATCGGAGGAGTCCGAGACGAGCCAAGGCGAGGGCGCGCAGGAAGATCGCGACGAAGGCGAGGGAGGCCGCAAGCGCCGCCGTCGCGGTCGGCGCGGTGGCCGTCGCGGCACGCCGGTCGCTGAAGAGGCTGGCGCGCAGGCGGCTGACGCCGTCGAACCGGAGGAGACGAGCACCGAGACTCCGGTGAGCGACGTCGCCGAGATCGGCGAAGCCGGGCAGCCTGCACCGGTCGAAGCCGCCGAGCCGGCGGCTCCGGCCGAGGAGGCGCCCAAGCCGCGGCGTCGCCCGCGCGCCCGCAAGGCCGACGCCCCCTCCGAGGCTGCCGCGCCGGCAGTCGAGGCCGCTGCGACCGAAGGCGAAGCCGCGGCGGCCGCTGCGAAGCCCAAGCGGACGCGCCGCAAGAAGGCGGCTCCCGAAGGCGATGCGGGCGAAGCGCTGGCAGCTGCCAGCGAGGCGCTCGAGGCGCTGCCCGGCCCGTCTGCCGAGGCTGAGGCGGAATCGAAGCCGCGTCGCCGCGGGGGTCGCCGCAAGGCTGCCGAAGCGGAAGTTCCGGCCGAAGATGCCCCCGCGCCCGAGCCCGTAGCGGCCGAGCCGGAGCCGGTGACCCAGGACGGGGCCTCCGATGCGCAGGAAGCCGACAACTCCGAAGCGGCTGAGCAGCAATCCGAGACCGCGGACGCGGGCGAATCCTCCGCGGGTCCGCGTCGCGGCTGGTGGCAGCGCACCTTCGGCGCATGA